A single Crateriforma conspicua DNA region contains:
- a CDS encoding acetyl-CoA carboxylase carboxyltransferase subunit alpha, whose amino-acid sequence MSAGPGLEFEQEINDLEERIAAIERATDRTGADDDQLRQLRLELVHRLKEVYGSLDAWQTVQIARHKNRPYTRDYLTLAFDEFVELHGDKHFGDDRAMLSGFAKLDRFKVMVLGHQKGRTYKERAACHFGCAHPEGYRKAMVKMRLAEKYRLPLICFIDTPGAYPGVGAEERGQAQVIAESMFMMSRLKTPVICIVIGEGGSGGALGIGVGDRVAVLQHAYYSVISPEGCAGILWKSHEHAPKAANALRFTSSDLVRLGVVDDVIEEPLGGAHRDHHQMASRLKTYLSRKLSELESVPVDQLIEQRYEKFRAMGIFDEIAATA is encoded by the coding sequence ATGAGCGCCGGCCCCGGTTTGGAATTTGAACAAGAGATCAACGATCTGGAAGAACGGATCGCTGCGATCGAACGCGCCACCGATCGGACCGGTGCCGATGATGACCAGTTGCGTCAATTGCGATTGGAATTGGTCCATCGCTTGAAGGAAGTCTACGGTTCGCTGGATGCATGGCAGACCGTCCAGATCGCACGGCACAAGAACCGTCCTTACACACGCGACTATTTGACCCTGGCGTTCGACGAGTTCGTTGAATTGCACGGCGACAAACACTTCGGTGATGACCGTGCGATGTTAAGCGGATTCGCGAAGCTGGATCGATTCAAGGTCATGGTCCTCGGTCACCAGAAAGGCCGCACGTACAAGGAACGTGCCGCCTGTCATTTCGGATGTGCCCACCCCGAAGGCTATCGAAAAGCCATGGTCAAAATGCGGCTGGCCGAAAAGTACCGCTTGCCGCTGATCTGTTTCATCGACACGCCCGGTGCCTATCCCGGCGTCGGTGCCGAAGAACGTGGGCAAGCTCAAGTGATTGCCGAAAGCATGTTCATGATGAGTCGGTTGAAAACGCCGGTCATCTGCATCGTCATCGGCGAAGGCGGCAGTGGCGGCGCCCTGGGGATCGGCGTCGGTGACCGTGTCGCCGTTTTGCAGCATGCTTACTACAGCGTGATCAGCCCCGAGGGTTGTGCGGGCATTTTGTGGAAAAGTCACGAACACGCGCCCAAAGCCGCCAACGCGCTGCGGTTCACCAGCAGCGATTTGGTTCGCCTGGGCGTCGTCGACGATGTCATCGAAGAACCGCTTGGCGGTGCCCATCGTGACCACCACCAAATGGCGTCGCGGCTGAAGACCTATCTGTCTCGCAAGTTGTCGGAATTGGAATCCGTTCCGGTCGATCAGTTGATCGAACAGCGGTACGAGAAGTTCCGCGCGATGGGCATCTTTGATGAGATTGCGGCGACCGCTTGA
- a CDS encoding glycosyltransferase family 4 protein has protein sequence MRVLHVITRMIIGGAQENTLLNCLDLVQLYGDDVLLVTGPALGPEGDLISQGRTGDLPVRMIDSLRRNIHPLRDATAARQLRQVIRQYKPDVVHTHSAKGGMLGRWAGWAEKVPAVVHTVHGAPFHPYQPAASRRFFAACERWAAKRCHRLISVADAMTDLMVDACVAPREKFITIHSGMNVQPFYDADQHRTEMRRHYGFVDEDIVIGKIARLFHLKGHADLIESAKDVVAANARVKFLLVGDGILKDSLQRRVDELGLTKHFVFAGLVPPTDVPRQLSAMDGLAHTSYREGLARALPQALIAGRPVVSYDVDGAREVCISGETGFLVPPGDIEALTRALIDLAADPQQRQTMGNAGRSRFTDQFKHETMTRRIRDLYEELLAESGAHTGS, from the coding sequence GTGCGCGTACTGCACGTCATCACGCGAATGATCATCGGCGGCGCGCAAGAAAACACGTTGCTGAACTGTTTGGACTTGGTTCAGCTGTATGGGGATGACGTGTTGCTGGTGACCGGACCCGCGCTGGGCCCCGAAGGCGATTTGATCAGTCAGGGACGAACCGGCGATTTGCCGGTGCGGATGATTGATTCGCTGCGACGAAACATTCATCCGTTGCGTGACGCCACCGCCGCCCGTCAATTGCGACAAGTGATTCGGCAATACAAACCGGATGTCGTTCACACCCACAGTGCCAAGGGCGGCATGCTGGGACGATGGGCGGGGTGGGCGGAAAAGGTGCCCGCCGTTGTGCACACCGTTCACGGTGCGCCATTTCACCCTTATCAGCCTGCCGCGTCGCGACGATTCTTCGCCGCGTGTGAACGCTGGGCGGCGAAGCGTTGCCACCGGTTGATCTCGGTGGCCGATGCGATGACCGATTTGATGGTCGACGCATGCGTCGCGCCACGTGAAAAGTTCATCACCATTCACAGCGGAATGAATGTGCAGCCGTTTTACGACGCTGATCAGCATCGCACGGAAATGCGGCGTCACTACGGCTTTGTCGATGAAGACATCGTCATCGGCAAGATCGCTCGACTGTTTCATTTGAAGGGCCATGCCGACCTGATCGAATCGGCCAAGGACGTTGTCGCCGCCAATGCACGGGTGAAATTCCTGTTGGTCGGAGATGGCATCTTGAAAGATTCCCTGCAGCGTCGCGTGGACGAACTCGGGCTGACGAAGCACTTTGTGTTCGCCGGATTGGTTCCACCGACCGACGTCCCACGTCAATTGAGCGCGATGGACGGCCTGGCACACACGTCGTACCGCGAAGGCCTGGCTCGAGCTTTGCCTCAAGCTTTGATCGCGGGCCGCCCGGTGGTTTCTTATGACGTCGATGGGGCCCGCGAAGTTTGCATCAGTGGCGAGACCGGATTTCTTGTTCCCCCCGGAGATATCGAAGCATTGACCCGCGCATTGATCGATTTAGCCGCCGACCCGCAGCAGCGACAAACGATGGGAAATGCCGGACGAAGCCGGTTCACCGATCAGTTCAAGCACGAAACCATGACCCGGCGGATCCGCGATCTGTACGAAGAATTACTGGCCGAATCGGGGGCCCACACCGGTTCCTGA
- a CDS encoding serine/threonine-protein kinase, protein MSKTRDFLGPYRLARLIRAGSTSEVWEAIEEHDHKRYALKILKRSMRENKGEIAALKHEFNVAKDLSSDRIVKMYEHRVENGVPFLVMELFSELNMKQALRRGPESLAFMLDKIIMQAAEGLYYMHTKNWIHRDIKPDNYLVSREGVTKLIDFTIAEQKKSGIGKLFHRSGGTVQGTRSYMSPEQIRGKICDERSDVYSFGCVLYEAVTGKPPYTGQTPNDLLSKHLNASIPSAVAQNNNVTKEFAELVKKMMAKKPDLRPESMWEFLKIFRSLQIFKKRPKPPEISVFDDMPGIRGSEDLLIKGKPKNEGDEE, encoded by the coding sequence ATGTCAAAAACTCGCGACTTCCTGGGCCCCTATCGCCTGGCACGACTGATCCGGGCGGGCAGTACCAGCGAAGTTTGGGAAGCCATCGAGGAGCATGACCACAAGCGGTATGCGTTGAAAATTTTGAAACGCAGCATGCGGGAGAACAAAGGGGAGATCGCCGCGCTGAAGCACGAATTCAACGTCGCCAAAGATCTCAGCAGCGATCGCATCGTCAAAATGTACGAACACCGTGTCGAAAACGGGGTGCCGTTTCTGGTCATGGAATTGTTCAGCGAATTGAACATGAAGCAGGCTCTGCGACGCGGGCCAGAGTCTCTGGCGTTCATGTTGGACAAGATCATCATGCAGGCCGCCGAAGGCCTGTATTACATGCACACCAAGAATTGGATTCATCGCGATATCAAGCCGGACAATTATCTGGTCAGTCGCGAAGGCGTCACCAAGCTGATCGACTTCACGATCGCCGAGCAAAAGAAGTCCGGCATCGGCAAGTTGTTTCATCGCAGCGGCGGGACAGTGCAGGGCACTCGCAGTTACATGTCGCCGGAACAGATCCGCGGCAAGATCTGTGACGAACGCAGCGACGTCTATTCCTTCGGCTGTGTGTTGTACGAAGCGGTAACGGGAAAGCCGCCGTACACCGGCCAGACGCCGAACGACTTGCTCAGCAAACACCTCAACGCGTCCATCCCGAGTGCCGTCGCGCAGAACAACAACGTGACCAAAGAGTTTGCGGAGTTGGTCAAGAAGATGATGGCCAAGAAACCCGATCTACGACCCGAATCCATGTGGGAGTTCTTGAAGATCTTTCGATCACTGCAGATCTTCAAGAAACGTCCCAAGCCACCTGAAATCAGCGTCTTTGACGACATGCCGGGAATCCGCGGCAGCGAAGACTTGTTGATCAAAGGCAAGCCAAAGAACGAAGGTGATGAAGAATGA